Proteins found in one Vagococcus carniphilus genomic segment:
- the prdA gene encoding D-proline reductase (dithiol) proprotein PrdA: MSITVETAKDHAKDPAVLCCRAEGNIIIEPSNLEDPAIFPDLEDSGLLEIPENCLTIEEVLGAKLLATTDALVPLTPDLVEGAKVIEEEVAVEETVEEAVEETAAVAPTQVVQTAAVSTNQTIKIHIAEGKGIDLELPIVMAGGTQSALVAQNEAPAAQATSLEATQTVEAEVEEEAIKMRSVKREHIQIKEVVFGEETKIEGTTLTLKDPKVLGPEAVELEELVTDMKIDIITPDRYGEYSETIMDVQPIATKTEGDLGHGVTRVLDGVVMVVTGTDENGVQIGEFGSSEGELDRNIMWGRPGAPEKGEIFVKTQVTIKAGANMERPGPLAAHKASDYITQQIREALKVADSSLVYKEDELVQYRRPGKKKVLIIKEIMGQGAMHDNLIMPVEPVGTLGAKPNVDLGNLPVILAPTEVMDGGIHALTCIGPASKETSRHYWREPLVLEAMNDEEIDLVGVMFVGSPQANSEKYYVSKRLGMTVEAMGIDGAIVTTEGFGNNHIDFASHIEEVGKRGIHVVGDTYSAVQGALVVGNKQMIAMVDNNKSKQGIENEILSNNTLCKEDAIRDLAMLKTLMGGGTIKEAERKWNPNVKENNIEVIEKTLGQKVERVENEQILPKSKKRQEIYEKE; this comes from the coding sequence ATGTCTATTACTGTAGAAACTGCGAAAGATCATGCAAAAGATCCAGCCGTACTTTGTTGTCGTGCTGAGGGAAATATCATTATTGAACCATCTAACTTGGAAGATCCAGCTATTTTCCCTGATTTAGAGGATTCAGGCTTACTAGAAATCCCAGAAAATTGTTTAACAATTGAAGAAGTATTAGGTGCTAAATTATTAGCAACAACTGATGCTTTAGTTCCATTAACACCAGATTTAGTTGAAGGTGCTAAAGTGATTGAAGAAGAGGTAGCAGTAGAAGAAACTGTTGAAGAAGCAGTAGAAGAAACAGCTGCAGTTGCTCCAACACAAGTAGTACAAACAGCAGCAGTATCAACTAATCAAACAATCAAAATTCATATTGCTGAAGGTAAAGGTATTGATTTAGAATTACCAATCGTTATGGCAGGTGGTACTCAAAGTGCGCTAGTAGCACAAAATGAAGCACCAGCCGCTCAAGCAACTTCATTAGAAGCAACTCAAACGGTTGAAGCTGAAGTTGAAGAAGAAGCAATTAAAATGCGTTCGGTTAAAAGAGAACACATCCAAATTAAAGAAGTTGTCTTTGGTGAAGAAACAAAAATTGAAGGCACTACTTTAACACTTAAAGATCCTAAAGTATTAGGACCAGAAGCTGTTGAATTAGAAGAATTAGTAACTGACATGAAAATTGATATTATTACACCAGATCGTTATGGTGAATATAGTGAAACAATCATGGATGTTCAACCAATCGCAACAAAAACAGAAGGCGACTTAGGTCATGGGGTAACTCGTGTGCTTGATGGCGTTGTTATGGTTGTAACTGGTACTGATGAAAATGGCGTACAAATTGGTGAGTTCGGTTCATCTGAAGGTGAATTAGATCGTAACATTATGTGGGGACGCCCAGGAGCTCCTGAAAAAGGAGAAATCTTTGTTAAAACGCAAGTAACTATTAAAGCTGGCGCAAACATGGAAAGACCTGGACCTCTAGCTGCTCATAAAGCTTCAGATTATATCACTCAACAAATTAGAGAAGCATTGAAAGTTGCTGATAGCTCTTTAGTTTATAAAGAAGACGAATTAGTTCAATATCGTCGTCCAGGTAAGAAAAAAGTTCTTATCATTAAAGAAATCATGGGACAAGGTGCTATGCATGATAACTTAATCATGCCTGTGGAACCAGTTGGAACATTAGGCGCTAAACCTAACGTTGACTTAGGTAACTTACCAGTTATTTTAGCACCAACAGAAGTTATGGATGGTGGTATCCATGCGTTAACATGTATTGGACCAGCTTCAAAAGAAACTTCTCGTCATTATTGGCGTGAACCATTAGTTCTTGAAGCAATGAATGATGAAGAAATTGACTTAGTTGGGGTTATGTTTGTAGGTTCTCCTCAAGCAAACTCTGAAAAATACTATGTCTCAAAACGTTTAGGTATGACAGTTGAAGCAATGGGTATCGATGGTGCTATTGTAACAACTGAAGGATTTGGTAATAACCATATCGACTTTGCTTCACATATTGAAGAAGTTGGTAAACGTGGTATTCATGTTGTTGGTGACACTTATAGTGCTGTTCAAGGTGCTTTAGTTGTTGGTAACAAACAAATGATCGCAATGGTTGATAACAACAAATCTAAACAAGGTATTGAAAATGAAATTCTTTCAAATAATACGTTATGTAAAGAGGACGCAATCCGTGATTTAGCTATGCTTAAAACACTTATGGGTGGCGGAACTATTAAAGAAGCTGAACGTAAATGGAATCCTAATGTGAAAGAAAATAACATTGAAGTCATTGAAAAAACACTTGGCCAAAAGGTTGAACGTGTTGAAAATGAACAAATCTTACCTAAGAGTAAAAAACGTCAAGAGATTTACGAAAAAGAATAA
- the prdC gene encoding proline reductase-associated electron transfer protein PrdC codes for MTVFYIPLKQHVGAPCEALVKKGDAVKRGELIAKPNGLGANIHASISGEISEVTKETIAIIPNEEQEVDYVKLKDEASNLALIEAAGIVGAGGAGFPTHVKLNVEIPEGCFIANAVECEALLSHNIKQIREYSDQLIRGVKYVMEITKAPKSYIAIKDKNRQAVIELLKATKDEPMIEVFRLPDIYPAGDERMIIRELLGIVLEPGQLPIEVNTVVSNSETIKHIVEAIEDRKPFIDKDLTVSGRVKDESHVFFNVPIGLPVKILIDEAGGYIEPHGEIVLGGPMTGRSGEESSPVTKTTGGVLVAMPFPQESRKVGILICECGGSEERLTEIANNMGAEVVASEMCKRMVEVNGRYRCSKPGVCPGQAEKVMKMKKEGAEVVLTGTCSDUTNTVLGVAPRLGVPVYHHTDHVLRAVGHKLYRRLPN; via the coding sequence ATGACCGTATTTTATATCCCATTAAAACAACACGTAGGAGCTCCATGTGAAGCGTTAGTGAAAAAAGGAGATGCTGTTAAAAGAGGTGAATTAATTGCTAAGCCAAATGGTTTAGGAGCTAATATTCACGCAAGTATTTCTGGTGAAATTTCAGAAGTAACAAAAGAAACTATTGCTATTATTCCTAATGAAGAACAAGAAGTAGATTATGTTAAGTTGAAAGATGAAGCATCTAACTTGGCTTTGATTGAAGCTGCAGGGATTGTCGGAGCAGGTGGCGCAGGTTTTCCAACACATGTTAAGTTAAACGTTGAGATACCTGAGGGCTGCTTTATTGCTAACGCGGTTGAGTGTGAGGCTTTACTTAGCCATAACATTAAACAAATTAGAGAATACTCTGATCAATTAATTCGCGGCGTTAAATATGTGATGGAAATCACGAAAGCACCGAAAAGTTACATTGCGATAAAAGATAAAAATCGTCAAGCTGTTATCGAGTTGTTAAAAGCAACTAAAGACGAACCGATGATTGAAGTCTTTAGATTACCTGACATATATCCTGCTGGAGATGAACGAATGATTATTCGTGAACTTCTAGGTATTGTTTTAGAACCAGGCCAATTACCAATTGAGGTAAATACAGTGGTTTCTAATAGCGAAACAATTAAACATATTGTTGAAGCAATAGAAGATCGTAAACCATTTATTGATAAAGACTTGACAGTTTCCGGTCGAGTGAAAGATGAATCGCATGTCTTTTTCAATGTTCCTATCGGTTTACCTGTAAAAATTTTAATTGATGAAGCAGGAGGCTATATTGAACCTCATGGTGAGATTGTTCTTGGTGGACCAATGACTGGGCGTAGTGGAGAAGAATCCAGCCCAGTAACTAAAACAACTGGTGGTGTATTGGTAGCAATGCCATTCCCACAAGAAAGCCGTAAAGTTGGTATATTAATCTGTGAATGTGGTGGTTCCGAAGAACGCCTAACAGAAATTGCTAACAATATGGGTGCTGAAGTTGTTGCTAGTGAAATGTGTAAACGAATGGTAGAGGTTAATGGACGATATAGATGTTCGAAACCGGGTGTTTGCCCGGGTCAAGCCGAAAAAGTCATGAAGATGAAAAAAGAAGGCGCCGAAGTAGTATTGACAGGTACTTGTTCCGATTGAACAAACACCGTCTTAGGTGTCGCTCCTAGGTTAGGAGTTCCAGTTTATCATCATACAGATCATGTTCTTCGCGCAGTTGGACATAAGCTATATCGTAGACTACCAAATTAA
- a CDS encoding acyl-CoA dehydratase activase encodes MRVIGLDSGSTTTKGVLMEDDVIINQALVLTAGNPKKAMSDILETLGFDEETKLVTTGYGRKLVDADKCITEITCHAKGAKFLNPDITSIIDIGGQDSKTIKLDSFGQVEEFNMNDKCAAGTGRFVEVLMRILGEDIDHLDDFVKDAEPIKINSMCTVFAETEVISLTAKGEAREDIALGVLHSICHRIHGQYLKISPKQDELVFFSGGLSSSVAMKEILEDFTGRQLRTHPLAQYTGAIGAAKMLKKS; translated from the coding sequence ATGCGTGTTATAGGTCTTGATTCTGGTTCGACGACCACAAAAGGGGTGCTTATGGAAGATGATGTTATCATCAATCAAGCCCTAGTTTTAACAGCAGGTAATCCTAAAAAAGCGATGTCTGATATTTTGGAAACTTTAGGCTTTGATGAAGAGACAAAACTTGTGACAACTGGGTATGGTAGAAAACTGGTTGATGCTGATAAATGTATCACAGAGATAACATGTCATGCTAAGGGTGCTAAATTTTTAAATCCAGATATTACAAGTATTATCGATATTGGTGGTCAAGATAGTAAAACAATCAAGTTGGACAGTTTTGGTCAAGTTGAAGAGTTTAATATGAATGACAAATGTGCGGCAGGAACAGGCCGATTTGTTGAAGTTTTGATGAGAATTTTAGGAGAAGACATAGATCATTTAGATGACTTTGTTAAAGATGCAGAACCTATAAAAATTAATAGTATGTGTACAGTTTTTGCTGAAACAGAAGTAATTAGTTTAACGGCTAAAGGAGAAGCTAGAGAAGATATAGCTCTAGGGGTTCTTCACTCTATTTGCCATAGAATTCATGGTCAGTATCTAAAAATTTCGCCAAAACAAGATGAATTAGTTTTCTTCTCAGGAGGATTATCGAGCAGTGTTGCCATGAAAGAAATCCTAGAAGATTTCACAGGTCGTCAATTAAGGACCCATCCATTAGCTCAATATACTGGAGCAATTGGAGCAGCAAAAATGTTGAAAAAAAGTTAG
- a CDS encoding double-cubane-cluster-containing anaerobic reductase, with amino-acid sequence MELRTELPTMFNDFAEARQQGFLAVKKLKDEGKPIVGVYCTFMPEELTMAAGALQISLCSTSDETIPDAEEVLPRNLCPLIKSSFGFGKTDKCPYFYFSDLIVGESTCDGKKKMYEYMTDFKDLYLMHLPNMRNSPEASGLWKAEMIRFKEKLEDYFGVEVTEEAIREAIVLKNKERQARKDFYGLGKLNPLPIKGSEIFKVMYGANYSFDKPKLIQDLNDMTESILKEYEETPKVKSNKPRILITGSPIGGVTEKVIRAIEENGGEIVAYENCTVAKPIERLVDENNPDVYDALAEKYLDIGCACVSNNQPRIDMLDRMIDEYQVDGVLDMVLQFCTPFSVESLKIKEFCQNEKEVPYLYLETDYSNADVEQINTRVEAFIEMMGG; translated from the coding sequence ATGGAGTTGAGAACTGAATTACCAACGATGTTTAATGATTTTGCAGAAGCGAGACAGCAAGGGTTTTTAGCTGTTAAAAAATTAAAAGATGAAGGAAAACCGATTGTTGGTGTGTATTGTACATTCATGCCTGAGGAATTAACAATGGCAGCAGGTGCGCTACAAATTAGTTTGTGTTCAACATCAGATGAAACTATCCCAGATGCTGAAGAAGTTTTACCAAGAAATCTTTGTCCGTTAATTAAATCTAGTTTTGGTTTTGGAAAGACAGACAAATGTCCTTATTTCTATTTTTCAGATTTAATTGTTGGAGAATCAACTTGTGATGGTAAGAAAAAAATGTATGAATATATGACTGATTTTAAAGATTTATATTTGATGCATTTACCAAATATGAGAAATTCACCAGAAGCCTCTGGACTTTGGAAAGCAGAAATGATTCGTTTTAAAGAAAAATTAGAAGATTATTTTGGTGTAGAAGTCACAGAAGAAGCAATCCGTGAAGCAATTGTTCTTAAAAACAAAGAAAGACAAGCAAGAAAAGATTTTTATGGATTAGGAAAATTGAATCCGTTACCAATTAAGGGGTCTGAAATTTTTAAAGTGATGTATGGAGCTAACTATAGTTTTGATAAGCCAAAATTAATTCAAGATCTAAATGATATGACAGAAAGTATTTTAAAAGAATATGAAGAAACACCAAAAGTAAAAAGTAATAAACCTCGTATTTTAATTACAGGTTCACCAATTGGAGGGGTTACAGAAAAAGTAATTCGTGCAATTGAAGAAAATGGTGGAGAAATTGTTGCTTATGAAAACTGTACAGTAGCAAAACCAATTGAACGACTAGTAGATGAAAATAATCCAGATGTTTATGATGCTTTAGCCGAAAAATATTTAGATATTGGTTGTGCGTGTGTTTCTAATAATCAACCTCGTATCGATATGTTAGATAGAATGATTGATGAATATCAAGTGGATGGCGTGTTAGATATGGTCTTACAATTCTGTACACCATTCTCAGTTGAATCATTAAAAATTAAAGAGTTCTGCCAAAATGAAAAAGAAGTTCCTTATCTTTACTTAGAAACAGATTATTCAAATGCTGACGTTGAACAGATCAACACAAGAGTTGAAGCGTTTATCGAAATGATGGGAGGTTAA
- the proS gene encoding proline--tRNA ligase, translating into MAKKEGFVKQITSRDVDFAKWYTDVCLKAELCDYSSVKGCMVVRPLGTALWEGIQNIVDTHLKATGHQNVLMPMLIPEHLLLKEAEHVEGFAPEVAWVTAGGDSPLQERLAVRPTSEVMFCEHFKKIIHSHRDLPVLYNQWVSVMRWEKTTRPFLRTTEFFWHEGHTCHVDYEDADKEALMILDMYVDVCENVLAIPVVSGVKSESEKFAGADKTYTNETLMYDGKALQITTSHHLGDNFGKAFEITYADKNGQEQFVNTTSWAITTRAIGGLIMVHSDDRGLVLPPRIAPTQVAIIPIAQHKEGVLDKAYDLRDQLKEKVTVMVDATDKQPGWKFSEAEMKGYPVRIEIGPKDIEAGEVVVVRRDTLEKITMALDENLTDNIDNLLNQIHDDMLNKARERQSAKTRVAHSKEEFAELVKDGGFVIAPWSGDTEVEDQIKEETGASSRCLSFEYIDADLTGVKDLWNGKDAKYMMHWARAY; encoded by the coding sequence ATGGCAAAAAAAGAAGGTTTCGTTAAGCAGATAACAAGTCGTGACGTAGACTTCGCTAAGTGGTATACAGACGTTTGTTTGAAAGCTGAATTATGTGATTACTCAAGTGTTAAAGGATGTATGGTTGTTCGTCCGTTAGGTACAGCTTTGTGGGAAGGTATCCAAAATATTGTTGATACTCACCTTAAGGCAACAGGACATCAAAACGTACTTATGCCAATGTTAATTCCTGAACATTTATTATTAAAAGAAGCAGAACACGTAGAAGGTTTTGCCCCAGAAGTTGCTTGGGTAACAGCTGGTGGAGATTCTCCATTACAAGAAAGACTAGCTGTTAGACCAACATCTGAAGTAATGTTCTGTGAGCATTTTAAAAAGATTATTCACTCTCATAGAGATTTACCTGTTTTATATAATCAATGGGTAAGTGTTATGCGTTGGGAAAAAACAACACGCCCATTCTTAAGAACAACAGAATTCTTCTGGCATGAAGGACATACTTGTCATGTTGATTATGAAGATGCTGATAAAGAAGCTTTAATGATTTTAGATATGTATGTAGATGTTTGTGAGAACGTCTTAGCTATTCCAGTTGTTTCTGGTGTGAAATCTGAAAGCGAAAAATTCGCTGGAGCAGATAAAACTTATACAAATGAAACATTAATGTATGACGGAAAAGCATTACAAATTACAACTTCTCACCATTTAGGTGATAACTTTGGTAAAGCATTTGAAATTACTTATGCTGATAAAAATGGTCAAGAACAGTTTGTTAATACAACTTCTTGGGCAATTACAACAAGAGCAATTGGTGGTTTAATTATGGTTCATAGTGATGACCGTGGTTTAGTTTTACCTCCAAGAATCGCTCCAACTCAAGTAGCAATTATTCCAATTGCTCAACATAAAGAAGGCGTTCTTGATAAAGCGTATGACTTACGTGATCAATTAAAAGAAAAAGTGACTGTAATGGTTGATGCAACTGACAAACAACCAGGATGGAAATTCAGTGAAGCTGAAATGAAAGGTTACCCAGTTAGAATTGAAATTGGGCCTAAAGACATCGAAGCTGGTGAAGTAGTCGTTGTTCGTCGTGATACTTTGGAAAAAATAACAATGGCTTTAGATGAAAATCTAACAGACAACATTGATAACTTATTAAACCAAATTCACGATGACATGTTAAATAAAGCGCGTGAACGTCAAAGTGCTAAAACAAGAGTTGCACATTCAAAAGAAGAATTTGCAGAACTTGTTAAAGACGGTGGATTCGTTATTGCACCTTGGTCAGGCGACACTGAAGTAGAGGATCAAATCAAAGAAGAAACAGGCGCTTCATCTCGTTGTTTAAGCTTTGAGTATATAGATGCAGATTTAACAGGCGTTAAAGATTTATGGAATGGAAAAGACGCTAAATATATGATGCACTGGGCAAGAGCTTATTAA
- a CDS encoding response regulator transcription factor — MYKVMLVDDEYMILEGLKQIIPWKVLGFEVVKTAKRAQEALDYLKEETIDLLITDVTMPKMSGIDLVKKVREISPEMPILILSGYQEFEYVKQGMELGVKGYLVKPVDKKELEEKVKQIKKELLQKERFLSHKEMYYETMVQKWLNDEINEDEFLTFLAELNLTIASSYSVIIVNQADDSIDLEDYALQNNQPFVIQYDILSSNQTVIIFQGVRSELNQFVKGIESQLQGATFKIILGESVSDWENVYESFEKARKLLLFQEFYGAKEASQMIVNLTQTDEEEAKLHFLSFNKALMIGDMPTIKEELQHIYQQMTEFRYTPENVRHVTFLLFTDIYRQYPSLDKEIYDKTLNKIHSSESMQELKQWLDHILDIICDNPDVSKRYSELVKSAVTIISKDYSKDLSLKTVAEELHVNSVYLGQLFKKETERSFSQYLNQVRIKKAQYALLNTDKPINEVGYDIGYNNPTYFFKMFRKLNGLTPKEFREKYIQNYHSFDDEE, encoded by the coding sequence ATGTATAAAGTGATGCTTGTTGATGATGAGTATATGATTTTAGAAGGATTGAAACAAATTATTCCATGGAAAGTGCTAGGTTTTGAAGTTGTTAAAACAGCCAAGAGAGCTCAAGAAGCATTAGACTATCTAAAGGAAGAGACGATAGATTTACTTATAACAGATGTAACAATGCCAAAAATGTCTGGAATTGATTTAGTCAAAAAAGTAAGAGAGATATCACCTGAGATGCCAATTTTAATATTATCTGGTTATCAAGAATTTGAGTATGTTAAACAAGGAATGGAGTTAGGTGTTAAAGGTTACTTAGTAAAACCAGTTGATAAAAAAGAGTTAGAGGAAAAAGTGAAACAAATTAAAAAGGAGTTACTACAAAAAGAGCGCTTTTTATCACACAAAGAAATGTATTATGAAACGATGGTTCAAAAATGGTTAAATGATGAAATTAATGAAGATGAATTTTTAACTTTTTTAGCAGAGCTCAACTTAACGATAGCCTCCTCTTATTCAGTTATCATTGTTAATCAAGCTGATGACTCTATTGATCTAGAAGATTATGCATTACAGAATAATCAGCCCTTTGTTATCCAGTATGATATTTTATCATCTAATCAAACTGTTATTATTTTTCAAGGAGTTCGCTCAGAACTGAATCAATTTGTTAAAGGAATAGAGTCTCAATTGCAAGGGGCAACATTTAAAATTATTTTAGGAGAAAGTGTTTCTGATTGGGAAAATGTGTATGAAAGCTTTGAAAAAGCTAGAAAATTACTTTTATTTCAAGAGTTTTATGGTGCAAAAGAAGCGTCACAAATGATTGTTAATTTGACTCAAACAGATGAAGAAGAAGCAAAACTTCACTTTTTGTCATTCAATAAAGCTTTAATGATTGGAGATATGCCAACAATCAAGGAAGAATTACAACATATTTATCAACAAATGACAGAATTTAGATACACACCTGAAAATGTTCGTCATGTCACTTTTTTGTTATTTACAGATATTTACAGACAATATCCTTCCCTTGATAAAGAAATCTATGATAAAACATTAAATAAAATACATTCAAGCGAGAGTATGCAGGAGTTAAAACAATGGTTAGATCATATTTTAGATATCATTTGTGACAATCCAGACGTTTCAAAACGTTATTCAGAACTTGTGAAATCAGCCGTTACTATTATTTCAAAAGACTATTCAAAAGATTTATCATTGAAAACAGTAGCTGAAGAATTACATGTTAATTCAGTTTATTTAGGTCAGCTGTTTAAGAAAGAAACTGAGCGAAGTTTTTCTCAATATTTAAACCAAGTACGAATAAAAAAAGCACAATATGCGTTACTTAATACGGACAAACCAATCAATGAGGTAGGGTATGATATTGGTTATAATAACCCGACTTATTTCTTCAAAATGTTTCGTAAACTTAATGGTCTAACACCGAAGGAATTTAGAGAAAAATATATTCAAAACTATCATTCATTTGACGATGAAGAATAA
- a CDS encoding sensor histidine kinase, whose translation MKSWDLMKKKWSNFFNRGFLINQLMMLYSLILVMIVLIIMLGLSLFMVNSNFKEAKSSIENVSAELATSLRNKDSNVVSNILGEVAITPTHYKNMRNYLLMDQQEYFETVIDEWHEGGTGTFFQDVMRTIFSNYTDVKSIDIVFDDYDYYIHGDQSRVIGKKQTKSFVKPTKELTFVRSIRDPSSFQISGAIYVSFTEDSLTSFYNSHGENKKEINTFIFDSHDKLIYGHEKGIPEKDLNQLKKSMKENSWISEEDLDKQYFVKLISVKDLSMVTLLEKKQVRWNSFMQIIPIFVIGFSVIILLLVILNKVFKRYSSQMEQIVQATNQVSQVNLKAQVDTSTMQLELKDLADAINQMVVNLNKYIEDIYYLEIKQRDAHMRALQSQINPHFLYNTLEYIRMYALSNQQNELADVVYAFSALLRNNITQEKTTTLKEELDFCEKYVYLYQMRYPDSIAYHFVVDDGLDKFIIPKFIIQPLIENYFVHGIDYERQDNAISVKARQMGTEVEIQITDNGLGMTQERLIEVNDKLNEKNVVLQNSIGISNVYQRIKGFFGESTEMRVTSEENKGVSIVIKIEQ comes from the coding sequence ATGAAAAGTTGGGATTTAATGAAGAAGAAATGGTCTAATTTTTTCAATCGAGGGTTTTTGATTAATCAGTTAATGATGCTCTATAGCTTAATTTTAGTAATGATTGTTTTAATAATCATGCTAGGATTAAGTTTATTTATGGTTAACTCAAACTTTAAGGAAGCGAAAAGTTCGATTGAAAATGTATCAGCAGAATTAGCAACAAGTTTGAGAAATAAAGACAGCAATGTTGTTTCGAATATTTTAGGAGAGGTAGCTATTACACCTACTCACTATAAAAATATGCGAAATTATCTTTTGATGGATCAACAAGAGTATTTTGAAACAGTCATTGATGAGTGGCATGAGGGCGGAACAGGTACTTTTTTTCAAGATGTTATGCGGACAATTTTTTCAAATTATACAGATGTTAAGTCAATTGATATTGTATTTGATGATTATGATTATTATATTCACGGTGATCAGTCTCGTGTAATAGGAAAAAAACAGACAAAATCTTTTGTTAAACCGACAAAAGAATTGACTTTTGTTAGATCAATCAGAGATCCAAGCTCTTTTCAAATTAGTGGCGCTATTTATGTTAGTTTTACTGAAGATAGTCTGACATCTTTTTATAATAGCCATGGAGAAAATAAAAAAGAGATTAATACGTTTATTTTTGATTCTCATGATAAGTTGATTTATGGTCATGAAAAAGGAATTCCAGAAAAAGATTTAAATCAATTAAAAAAAAGCATGAAGGAAAATTCTTGGATAAGCGAGGAGGATCTAGATAAGCAATATTTTGTTAAACTGATTTCAGTCAAAGATTTATCTATGGTAACGCTCCTTGAGAAAAAACAAGTAAGATGGAATTCTTTTATGCAGATTATTCCGATATTTGTTATTGGCTTTTCAGTTATTATTTTACTTCTAGTTATTCTTAATAAGGTGTTTAAACGCTATTCTAGCCAAATGGAGCAGATTGTTCAAGCGACTAATCAAGTTAGTCAGGTAAATTTAAAAGCTCAAGTAGACACAAGTACAATGCAATTAGAGCTAAAGGATTTAGCGGATGCAATTAACCAGATGGTGGTTAATTTAAATAAATATATTGAAGATATTTATTATCTTGAAATAAAACAAAGAGATGCTCATATGAGGGCTTTGCAGTCACAAATCAATCCACACTTCTTATATAACACCTTAGAATATATTAGGATGTACGCTTTAAGTAATCAGCAAAATGAGCTTGCAGATGTGGTTTATGCGTTCTCTGCTCTTCTAAGAAATAATATTACCCAAGAAAAGACAACGACTCTAAAAGAGGAACTAGATTTTTGTGAGAAGTATGTTTATCTCTATCAAATGAGATACCCTGATAGTATTGCTTATCATTTTGTTGTAGATGATGGTTTAGATAAATTTATTATTCCTAAATTTATTATCCAACCATTAATCGAGAATTACTTTGTTCATGGGATTGATTATGAAAGACAAGATAATGCTATTAGTGTGAAAGCACGTCAAATGGGGACAGAGGTAGAAATACAAATAACAGATAATGGTTTAGGTATGACACAAGAACGATTGATAGAAGTTAATGATAAATTGAATGAGAAAAATGTTGTTTTACAAAATTCAATTGGCATTTCTAATGTGTATCAAAGAATAAAAGGTTTCTTTGGTGAGTCAACAGAGATGAGAGTTACTTCTGAAGAAAATAAAGGTGTTTCAATTGTCATAAAAATTGAGCAATAA
- a CDS encoding YesL family protein — protein MLGTGIERAFKVSWLVIKLNLFFHLFSLMGGYCLGIGPSIQMVSDLFQLSEFDYKEVTFKKAFELWKKHWVRSNVQFLLFTGLFLLLAYNLYLSVQLVGIIWLIIDFVLMSAMLFIYVAYQYLVTYESTYEMPFLEILKLSAISVFFGFGTFWKLLFGVLTIGFVTWQMKGLFVFATFSLLIMWSTIATKQIRDVIHEKLGFNEEEMV, from the coding sequence ATGCTCGGTACGGGAATAGAAAGAGCTTTTAAAGTCAGTTGGTTAGTGATTAAATTGAATTTATTTTTTCATTTGTTCAGCCTTATGGGAGGCTATTGTTTAGGTATAGGTCCATCCATTCAGATGGTAAGTGATTTATTTCAATTATCAGAGTTTGATTATAAAGAGGTTACTTTTAAAAAAGCATTTGAATTATGGAAGAAGCATTGGGTAAGAAGTAATGTTCAGTTTTTATTATTTACAGGTCTGTTTTTATTACTCGCTTATAATTTATATTTATCTGTGCAATTAGTTGGTATAATATGGTTAATCATCGATTTTGTTTTAATGTCTGCTATGCTATTTATCTACGTTGCTTATCAGTATTTAGTTACTTATGAATCAACGTATGAGATGCCTTTTTTAGAAATTTTAAAACTATCAGCAATTAGTGTTTTCTTTGGTTTTGGCACCTTCTGGAAATTACTTTTTGGGGTGTTAACAATAGGATTTGTCACTTGGCAAATGAAGGGACTATTTGTATTTGCTACATTTAGTTTATTAATTATGTGGAGTACGATAGCAACAAAACAAATTCGAGATGTTATTCATGAAAAGTTGGGATTTAATGAAGAAGAAATGGTCTAA